A window of Ranitomeya variabilis isolate aRanVar5 chromosome 2, aRanVar5.hap1, whole genome shotgun sequence contains these coding sequences:
- the LOC143807151 gene encoding uncharacterized protein LOC143807151, with product MGAKLSKKKKGYCLGAGKDGESTETTEVEQKDTETQLGQKDAAEPNGEAEPNGEKKPTDQTLNNGASEEQKVPVEKNCTEAQSGKTTKDDTNKDQKSEGKPNAEQKKVEEPKPEQDKPENAKGSSTSQQMAPQSGKEKSQPVEKPQTDHNKVNESAAKEPTLEAKAVTTHESSEPKKQNQYVTKPSAPPPEHNEELAKSVPDTETKVEVEKMEKEQTPVPTKDQVSEQETKEQKPVLDSVKGAEMPPEIVESLVSETVLVDPVLQEPVAEVVEPEPVLKAIEPEPTGPALPETVPAVELVEPEAVTEPVMSQTSEEPVALVPVIKIVEPMANPELVPCSEPEKLSETRQETESLPEPLPSNEVPDPTIKVEENVENQETLDLVTESIETQAFTTECVPAEPPSVEKVPHQDVTVANKDLFEQAVEEIHEGKIQDMITTQLEVGDEKIQHDVKEEEEKGSVSDKEPTEQGSQEKNKDCKVPEEVVLDTSKEDKDHEGTIVHDGTPDKNTEANAENHKMPAEELSKEPSAPLIVEKHGVSNGLPLKEEVKMHLENGCDKDLHELNGQGEGHEIAVCNE from the coding sequence ATGGGGGCAAAGTTGAGTAAGAAGAAGAAGGGTTATTGTCTTGGTGCTGGCAAAGATGGAGAGTCCACAGAAACAACAGAGGTTGAACAAAAAGATACAGAGACGCAGTTGGGACAAAAAGATGCAGCAGAACCAAATGGAGAAGCAGaaccaaatggagaaaaaaaacctaCCGACCAAACTCTGAACAATGGTGCAAGTGAGGAACAGAAAGTTCCAGTGGAAAAAAACTGCACGGAGGCTCAATCTGGTAAAACTACCAAAGACGATACAAATAAAGACCAAAAGTCTGAAGGTAAACCTAATGCTGAACAAAAAAAGGTAGAAGAACCTAAACCAGAACAAGACAAACCTGAAAATGCCAAGGGTTCAAGTACATCTCAGCAGATGGCTCCGCAAAGTGGTAAAGAGAAAAGTCAACCTGTAGAAAAACCACAAACTGATCACAACAAGGTAAATGAGTCGGCTGCTAAAGAACCAACTCTGGAAGCCAAGGCAGTAACAACACATGAAAGTTCAGAGCCAAAAAAGCAAAACCAATATGTGACCAAACCCTCAGCTCCTCCACCAGAACACAACGAAGAGTTGGCTAAGTCAGTACCTGATACAGAGACTAAAGTGGaggtagagaagatggagaaagaacAAACTCCAGTGCCGACAAAAGATcaagtttcagagcaagaaacaaaagAACAGAAACCAGTCCTGGATTCTGTGAAGGGGGCAGAAATGCCCCCTGAGATAGTTGAGTCATTAGTCTCAGAAACTGTTTTGGTAGATCCTGTTTTGCAAGAACCAGTAGCTGAAGTGGTAGAACCAGAGCCTGTGCTAAAGGCAATAGAACCAGAGCCAACAGGACCTGCCCTTCCAGAAACTGTACCAGCTGTTGAGTTGGTGGAGCCCGAAGCAGTAACTGAGCCTGTGATGTCCCAGACTTCTGAAGAGCCTGTGGCTCTCGTCCCAGTGATCAAGATTGTAGAACCTATGGCAAATCCTGAACTGGTGCCTTGTTCTGAGCCTGAAAAATTAAGTGAAACTAGGCAAGAAACAGAATCTTTACCTGAACCACTGCCATCAAATGAAGTGCCTGACCCTACTATTAAAGTAGAAGAAAATGTAGAGAATCAGGAAACTTTGGATCTGGTTACAGAATCGATAGAAACCCAGGCATTTACTACTGAATGTGTTCCAGCAGAGCCACCATCTGTAGAGAAGGTCCCTCATCAGGATGTGACTGTTGCCAACAAAGACCTCTTTGAGCAAGCTGTAGAAGAAATCCATGAAGGTAAAATCCAGGACATGATCACCACTCAGCTGGAAGTAGGAGATGAGAAAATCCAACATGACGTtaaggaagaagaagaaaaaggaagTGTCTCCGATAAAGAACCAACAGAGCAAGGAAGCCAAGAGAAGAACAAAGATTGTAAAGTTCCCGAAGAGGTTGTCTTGGACACATCAAAAGAAGATAAAGACCATGAAGGTACCATAGTCCATGATGGAACTCCAGATAAAAATACTGAAGCCAATGCCGAAAATCACAAAATGCCTGCTGAAGAATTATCAAAAGAACCCTCTGCGCCACTCATCGTTGAGAAGCATGGAGTCAGTAATGGCTTGCCTCTGAAGGAAGAAGTGAAGATGCACCTTGAGAATGGATGTGACAAAGACCTCCATGAGCTTAATGGTCAAGGTGAAGGCCATGAGATTGCAGTATGCAATGAATAA